The following proteins come from a genomic window of Canis lupus dingo isolate Sandy chromosome 20, ASM325472v2, whole genome shotgun sequence:
- the LOC112666423 gene encoding CD209 antigen-like protein 2 isoform X2, translated as MFGGQRTTKKYTGLLRSSRSLPGCLTQAHLPLLLLLISLGFFMLLVTTLVQVSRIRQSLQKETWDHQENPSQVDVSQKRTRSDLDEILQQLTWMNATLAGLCRPCPWKWELFQESCYFFSQTQNTWKESISACQNLRAQLVIINSTEEQKFLKSWNTRNNQRTWIGLSDHHNEGSWKWVDNTPLQLSFWKEGEPNNHGDEDCVELYSDGWNDNRCSTENFWICKKPSSPCPGP; from the exons GGTGTCTGACCCAGGCCCATCTGCCTCTGCTGCTTCTTCTCATCTCTTTGGGTTTCTTCATGCTCCTGGTGACCACCCTGGTTCAAG TCTCCAGGATTCGCCAATCCCTACAGAAAGAGACATGGGACCATCAAGAGAACCCCAGTCAAG TGGATGTCTCTCAGAAGCGGACACGATCAGACCTGGATGAGATCCTCCAGCAGCTAACCTGGATGAATGCCACCCTGG CTGGCCTGTGCCGCCCCTGTCCCTGGAAATGGGAACTCTTCCAGGAAAGCTGCTACTTCTTCTCCCAGACCCAAAACACCTGGAAAGAGTCCATCTCTGCATGTCAGAACTTGAGGGCCCAGCTGGTGATCATCAATAGCACAGAGGAGCAG aAATTTCTGAAGTCTTGGAATACGAGAAATAACCAGCGCACCTGGATTGGTCTCAGTGACCACCACAATGAGGGTTCCTGGAAATGGGTGGACAACACTCCCCTCCAACTCAG CTTCTGGAAAGAAGGGGAACCCAACAACCATGGAGACGAGGACTGTGTAGAATTGTACAGTGATGGCTGGAACGATAACAGATGTAGTACGGAAAACTTCTGGATCTGCAAGAAGCCCTCgtccccctgccctggcccctga